A genomic segment from Gemmatimonas sp. encodes:
- a CDS encoding phytoene/squalene synthase family protein has translation MNASLDDASECARITMVHARTFSLASKLLPASKRRAAYALYAFCRIADDLVDQADHDNVSELAFQLDAYRNDLQAALDGRPSGPVFREVAWVAREYAVSPAPLFELLDGVRRDLEAHTYATWPELEQYCEGVASSVGEMCTYVFGVPAGPTMLTQAIQYARTLGTAMQLTNILRDVGEDAQRGRCYLPAEDMARFGLTPQDVLTRGPELARHAGWAPLMAYEVSRARALYVAALPGIALLDGDAQRCAAACANGYAGILTAIEAQHYDTISTRARIGRLARVGILWNAWRYRAPAPDLSALGHGPRIVWEPNAVASNADSLIRLA, from the coding sequence CGGCGTGCGGCCTACGCGCTGTACGCGTTCTGCCGGATCGCCGACGACCTCGTCGATCAGGCCGACCACGATAACGTGTCTGAGCTGGCCTTCCAGCTTGACGCCTACCGAAACGACCTGCAGGCCGCCCTCGACGGGCGCCCCAGCGGGCCAGTGTTCCGTGAGGTGGCGTGGGTGGCCCGGGAATACGCGGTGTCACCCGCCCCGCTGTTCGAATTGCTCGACGGCGTGCGACGCGACCTCGAGGCGCATACCTACGCCACCTGGCCGGAGCTCGAGCAGTATTGCGAAGGCGTCGCCAGCTCCGTGGGCGAGATGTGCACCTACGTGTTCGGCGTTCCCGCCGGCCCGACGATGCTCACCCAGGCCATCCAGTACGCCCGGACGCTCGGCACCGCCATGCAGCTCACCAACATCCTTCGTGATGTCGGGGAAGACGCCCAGCGCGGCCGCTGCTACCTCCCGGCGGAGGACATGGCGCGGTTCGGACTGACGCCGCAGGATGTGCTCACGCGGGGCCCGGAGCTGGCGCGCCATGCTGGCTGGGCGCCGCTCATGGCGTATGAAGTGAGCCGAGCCCGGGCGCTGTACGTGGCCGCCTTGCCGGGCATCGCGCTGCTTGATGGCGACGCCCAGCGCTGCGCGGCGGCCTGCGCCAATGGCTACGCGGGTATCCTCACGGCCATCGAAGCGCAGCATTATGACACGATTTCGACCCGCGCGCGCATAGGTCGTCTCGCGCGCGTCGGCATCCTCTGGAATGCCTGGCGTTATCGTGCGCCGGCGCCTGATCTCTCCGCCTTGGGGCACGGTCCGCGGATCGTGTGGGAACCCAACGCCGTGGCTTCCAACGCCGATTCCCTGATCCGACTGGCCTGA
- a CDS encoding carotenoid biosynthesis protein, whose amino-acid sequence MTASTDLRDSLRDSSPSTLLKIAGLTLLGHAFFSAFSAFAFATFLVPPYPEWLQTAQNQKVMAVGFAYGGATTVTLGAVAGLAFLAHCIGSRRALLVFVVSFCLAFISEYAGTVTDYPFGAYEYTSQLGYKMFGRVPFNIPTSWFYMLVASLAICGRFLPAKDDNVSKWYWALMGGLVLTAWDVSMDPAMVKTNHWFWQMGSLADRSAFEQLIGKPIFFGMPLTNWLGWLFTGIIVARVMLAIVPPTVWAAKVSPHRLPITLYALNGLLPLAICFRQDMVLAGVLGTIAMAIPLWAALRNEPRLIGNAGAAPVGRVAVSGR is encoded by the coding sequence ATGACCGCTTCCACCGACCTTCGGGATAGCCTGCGGGACAGCTCACCGTCCACGCTACTCAAAATTGCCGGCCTCACCCTCCTCGGGCACGCGTTCTTCAGCGCGTTCTCGGCCTTCGCGTTCGCGACGTTTCTCGTGCCGCCCTATCCGGAGTGGCTGCAGACCGCGCAGAATCAGAAGGTGATGGCCGTGGGCTTCGCCTACGGTGGTGCCACCACCGTCACGCTCGGCGCCGTCGCCGGTCTGGCCTTTCTCGCCCACTGCATTGGCAGTCGGCGGGCGTTGCTCGTGTTCGTCGTGTCGTTCTGCCTGGCTTTCATCTCGGAATACGCCGGTACCGTCACCGACTATCCGTTCGGCGCCTACGAATACACGAGCCAGCTGGGCTACAAGATGTTCGGCCGGGTGCCGTTCAACATCCCGACCTCGTGGTTCTACATGTTGGTGGCGTCGCTGGCCATCTGCGGCCGCTTCCTGCCGGCCAAGGACGACAACGTGTCGAAGTGGTACTGGGCGCTCATGGGTGGGCTGGTGCTCACCGCGTGGGACGTGTCCATGGACCCGGCGATGGTGAAGACGAACCACTGGTTCTGGCAGATGGGTAGCCTCGCCGACCGCTCGGCCTTCGAGCAGCTCATCGGAAAGCCCATCTTTTTCGGTATGCCGCTCACCAACTGGCTGGGCTGGCTGTTCACCGGCATCATCGTGGCGCGCGTGATGCTCGCCATCGTGCCACCCACCGTGTGGGCTGCTAAGGTATCGCCTCATCGCCTGCCGATCACGCTGTACGCGTTGAATGGGTTGCTGCCGCTGGCGATCTGTTTCCGTCAGGATATGGTGCTGGCCGGCGTGCTGGGCACGATCGCCATGGCGATTCCGCTTTGGGCCGCCCTCCGGAACGAGCCGCGGCTCATCGGCAATGCCGGCGCGGCGCCCGTTGGTCGCGTCGCGGTCTCGGGCCGCTGA